The Verrucomicrobium spinosum DSM 4136 = JCM 18804 genome includes a region encoding these proteins:
- a CDS encoding PPK2 family polyphosphate kinase, producing the protein MSKGPDIEQFRVTRGEAFKLEDYPTKIPSLYLDETDYLEKLGKYRDDLHEMQLQMYAHDRYAMLAIFQAMDAAGKDSTIEHVFSGVNPQGVDVYSFKKPSEEELDHDFLWRANTLMPGRGKIAVFNRSYYEEVLVCKVHPEIVTKIQRLPERAVRNMNKLYEQRYDSIRDLEKHLTRNGTHVVKFFLNVSKREQAKRFLSRLDDPEKNWKFNEGDLAERQYWDDYQKCYQKAIRETATPESPWYIVPADSKKNMRLLVATIIRAEMKKFHLAWPEFPQEHRDALTRSREVLMKELDKKPKG; encoded by the coding sequence ATGAGCAAAGGCCCAGATATCGAGCAATTCCGCGTCACCCGAGGCGAAGCCTTCAAGCTGGAGGACTACCCCACCAAGATCCCCAGTCTCTACCTGGATGAAACGGACTACCTGGAGAAGCTGGGAAAGTATCGCGATGACCTGCATGAGATGCAGCTCCAGATGTACGCGCATGACCGCTACGCCATGCTGGCCATCTTCCAGGCCATGGATGCGGCGGGCAAGGACAGCACCATCGAGCACGTCTTCAGCGGGGTGAATCCCCAGGGCGTGGATGTTTACTCCTTCAAGAAACCCAGCGAGGAAGAACTGGATCACGACTTCCTCTGGAGGGCCAACACCCTGATGCCGGGCCGCGGCAAGATTGCTGTGTTTAATCGCAGCTACTATGAAGAAGTCCTCGTCTGCAAGGTGCACCCCGAGATTGTCACCAAGATCCAGCGGCTCCCCGAGCGCGCGGTGAGAAACATGAACAAGCTCTACGAGCAGCGCTACGACAGCATCCGAGATCTGGAGAAGCACCTGACGCGCAACGGCACCCATGTCGTGAAGTTCTTTCTCAACGTCTCCAAACGCGAACAGGCCAAGCGCTTTCTCTCCCGCCTGGATGACCCGGAGAAGAACTGGAAATTCAACGAAGGCGACCTCGCAGAACGGCAGTACTGGGACGACTACCAGAAGTGCTATCAGAAGGCCATCCGCGAAACAGCCACCCCGGAATCGCCCTGGTACATCGTCCCAGCCGACAGCAAGAAGAACATGCGCCTGCTCGTGGCCACCATCATCCGCGCCGAGATGAAGAAGTTCCACCTTGCCTGGCCCGAATTCCCCCAGGAGCATCGCGACGCCCTCACCCGCAGCCGCGAAGTGCTCATGAAGGAACTGGACAAGAAGCCCAAGGGTTGA
- a CDS encoding GDSL-type esterase/lipase family protein — translation MRIAWLSPLSLASLLALSSTLHAEPAAPVAPASPPAAAPTGNTAIIPVGKLEKDMYDWDQRHAAILAVKDQVKPQVVLIGDSITHFWAGPPNEPRGNRGKEAWAATFGDLPVLNLGFGWDRTQNVLYRIQQGELDGLIPRLVVIHIGTNNLAGTKNARANTPAEIAEGVGAIVDRVHEKCPDAAIVIMSVFPRGEKPDNTYRVKIKEINEHLVPLGKRNGVTLLDLTSKLTNPDGTISRDVMPDFLHPGEKGYAIWGEALKPHLPKH, via the coding sequence ATGCGCATCGCCTGGCTTTCCCCGCTCTCCCTCGCCTCACTCCTTGCCCTTAGCTCGACCCTGCATGCCGAACCAGCGGCCCCAGTCGCCCCCGCAAGCCCGCCCGCTGCCGCACCGACAGGGAACACGGCCATCATCCCCGTGGGGAAACTGGAGAAGGACATGTACGACTGGGACCAGCGCCATGCCGCGATCCTCGCAGTGAAAGACCAGGTGAAGCCCCAGGTCGTTTTGATTGGCGACTCCATCACCCACTTCTGGGCCGGTCCGCCGAATGAGCCCAGGGGCAATCGGGGCAAGGAAGCCTGGGCCGCCACCTTTGGCGATCTGCCGGTCCTGAACCTCGGCTTTGGCTGGGATCGCACCCAAAACGTGCTGTACCGTATTCAGCAAGGTGAACTGGACGGCCTCATCCCCAGGCTCGTGGTGATCCACATCGGCACCAACAACCTGGCCGGCACCAAGAACGCCCGCGCCAACACCCCGGCAGAGATCGCCGAAGGCGTGGGGGCCATCGTGGACCGCGTGCATGAGAAGTGCCCGGACGCCGCCATCGTGATCATGTCCGTGTTCCCCCGTGGGGAGAAACCGGACAACACTTATCGTGTAAAGATCAAGGAGATCAACGAACACCTCGTCCCGCTGGGCAAGCGCAATGGCGTGACTCTGCTGGATCTCACCAGCAAGCTCACCAACCCCGACGGCACAATCTCACGGGATGTGATGCCAGATTTCCTGCATCCCGGGGAGAAGGGCTATGCCATCTGGGGCGAGGCACTGAAGCCCCATCTTCCCAAACATTGA
- a CDS encoding DUF1549 domain-containing protein, protein MISSFPSASVRFASLLALATLSWPSQGNAAPKKEEVVDPNAPVSFYKQIRPIFQGQCYGCHQPSKAKGDYIMTEFTRLMKGGEEGHAVVAGQPDVSHLLKEITPDASGKAEMPQKADPLHATQIALIKRWITEGAKDDTPASARQQYDMEHPPVYATAPLITSLDYAPDGKLIAVAGYHEVLLHRADGSGIEARLVGLSERIQKVAFSPDGSRLAVAGGSPGRMGEIQVWDVAKRKLEVSASITFDTLYGASWSPDGKLIAFGGADNSLRAIEAATGKEVLFTGSANDWVLDTVWSKDGSHVMGAGRDMSAKLTEVATKRFVDNITSITPGALKGGMHAVTRHPQRDEILIGGADGVPQIYRVFRETKRVIGDNANLIRRFPAVEGRIFTVDYSPDGKVIACGSSYEGRGGVTLYSAEFDPAMPKEIQAIVQKVVSSQSADEKKQLEAWVTKDVKQLKSVPMERGVFALTFSPDGKTVAVGGEDGRLRLVDVAAGTVVKEVMSVPLADENTLAALDAATPDETVRSSVEKSLTPETLPQGAVIGSLEVSPRNIQIGKRTEYAQVLVTANFTDGTRADVTRQVKMKAKGLPVAVSARGLVRPEEDGKGTLVVSLGTHQVEVPVEVSGVKARFEPDYVRDVMPVLSKAGCNMGTCHGSKDGKNGFKLSLRGYDPIYDVSAFSEELWSRRANIAAPGHSLMLLKASGSVPHEGGQITVPGELYYETIKAWIANGTRLKMDSPRVTRIEVLPRNPVVEVIGSRQQMRVLATYADGVTKDVTAEAFIESGNIEVAESDKQGLVTTLRRGEAPMLARFEGAYAATTITVMGDRSGFAWVEPPKHNKIDEYVASKWQRMKILPSELCSDTDFIRRVYLDLTGLPPSAAEVRAFLADPGESRAKRDQLVDKLIGSPAFVDQWANKWADMLQVNSKFLGDEGARMFREWIRAQVESNLPYDKFVYSILTASGSNKEHPAASYYKILRTPEETMENTTHLFLAIRFNCNKCHDHPFEKWNQDQYYQTAAFFSQIGFDRDPASGERNVGGTAVEGAKPLFEIVKDTGKGEMIHLRTNKPAAPEFPYPAKFATPKESPRRERLAAWMTSADNQYFAMSYANRIWGYLTGTGVIEPLDDIRAGNPPSNPELLSYLTQEFTNSGFNVRHLMQMICKSRTYQLGISTNKWNEDDKINYSHAKARRLPAEALFDAIYTVTGATSKIPGVAPGTRAAQLADSQTKIPDGFLGNFGRPVRESACECERSNDVQLGPVMALISGPTVGDAISDPGNAIAKLAKEIPDDAKLVEELFMRILNRPPTPQEINAALAAMAGMDAENKGLLAEWSAQEVKQAPEIARMEQERRDKIATAESRLEGYKKEQAPIVAKKEADRAAAIKKAEEASAALVQAAVPKQEAWEPYVDLSTVWVPLDLTVVDAKGVQKIEKQPDGSLFVTGTPEGPNVDAIYTLRGSTNLKGITGIKIEALPDVRLPNNGPGLAPDGNFVLTEFMVSQTPAGQKAPGAPKRNADLKGAVKLLSPKATFEQKDFSAAASINGSRDVADRGWAVSPNTGRYLQAVFETDPATTGYEEGTQFTIVMQQGYQRQRYQLGRFKISVTTAQAPLRYGASQLVADAVRRAPDKRSKEQQAALKEGYLLTDLGYQKAQQQLVAARKPLPEDAKLKELDGMLADAKSPIQLDPKLLQLRRDAELSKEQMANQRLTAAQDLAWALINSPAFLFNH, encoded by the coding sequence ATGATATCATCCTTCCCATCTGCTTCCGTCCGGTTCGCGTCGCTGCTGGCTCTTGCCACCCTTTCCTGGCCTTCGCAGGGAAATGCCGCCCCGAAGAAAGAGGAGGTGGTGGACCCCAATGCGCCGGTCAGCTTCTACAAGCAGATCCGCCCCATCTTTCAGGGGCAGTGCTACGGATGCCACCAGCCCTCCAAGGCCAAGGGCGACTACATCATGACGGAATTCACCCGCCTGATGAAGGGCGGGGAGGAGGGACATGCGGTGGTGGCCGGGCAGCCGGATGTCAGCCATCTGCTCAAGGAGATCACCCCCGATGCCTCGGGCAAGGCGGAGATGCCTCAGAAGGCGGACCCTTTGCACGCCACCCAGATCGCGTTGATCAAACGCTGGATCACTGAGGGGGCCAAGGACGATACGCCGGCCTCGGCGCGGCAGCAATATGACATGGAGCACCCGCCCGTGTACGCAACTGCCCCGCTGATCACCTCCCTGGACTATGCACCGGATGGCAAGCTCATCGCGGTGGCAGGGTACCATGAGGTGCTGCTGCATCGGGCGGATGGCAGCGGCATTGAGGCCCGGCTGGTGGGGCTGTCGGAGCGCATCCAAAAGGTGGCGTTTTCCCCGGATGGCAGCCGTCTGGCTGTGGCCGGAGGCAGCCCGGGACGCATGGGCGAGATCCAGGTGTGGGATGTGGCGAAGCGGAAACTGGAGGTGAGCGCAAGCATCACCTTTGACACGCTGTACGGGGCGAGCTGGTCTCCAGACGGCAAGCTCATCGCCTTTGGCGGGGCGGACAACTCCCTGCGGGCGATCGAGGCCGCCACGGGCAAGGAAGTGCTTTTCACCGGATCGGCCAATGACTGGGTGCTGGACACGGTGTGGAGCAAGGACGGCAGCCACGTCATGGGTGCGGGCCGGGACATGTCCGCAAAGCTGACCGAGGTGGCGACGAAGCGGTTCGTGGACAACATCACCTCCATCACCCCCGGTGCGCTCAAGGGCGGCATGCATGCGGTGACGAGGCACCCGCAGAGGGATGAGATCCTCATCGGCGGGGCCGATGGTGTGCCGCAGATCTACCGCGTGTTCCGTGAGACGAAGCGGGTTATTGGAGACAACGCCAACCTCATCCGCCGGTTCCCTGCGGTGGAGGGGCGCATCTTCACCGTGGACTACAGCCCTGATGGCAAGGTCATCGCCTGTGGCAGCAGCTATGAGGGGCGCGGCGGTGTCACCCTGTACAGCGCGGAGTTTGATCCCGCCATGCCGAAGGAGATCCAGGCGATTGTACAGAAGGTGGTGAGCAGTCAGAGCGCGGATGAGAAAAAGCAGCTAGAGGCCTGGGTGACGAAGGATGTGAAGCAGCTCAAGTCCGTGCCGATGGAGCGTGGGGTGTTTGCCCTGACTTTCAGCCCTGATGGCAAAACGGTGGCGGTGGGCGGGGAGGATGGCCGGCTGCGCCTGGTGGACGTGGCTGCCGGTACGGTGGTGAAGGAGGTGATGAGCGTGCCGCTGGCGGATGAGAATACTCTGGCGGCGCTGGATGCGGCCACCCCGGATGAGACGGTGCGGAGCAGTGTGGAGAAGTCCTTGACTCCTGAAACCCTGCCCCAGGGCGCGGTCATTGGCTCGCTGGAAGTCAGCCCCCGCAACATCCAGATTGGCAAGCGGACGGAGTACGCCCAGGTGCTGGTGACGGCGAACTTTACCGATGGCACCCGGGCGGACGTGACGCGCCAGGTGAAGATGAAAGCCAAAGGCCTGCCGGTGGCGGTGTCTGCACGCGGTCTGGTGCGTCCGGAGGAGGATGGCAAGGGCACGCTTGTGGTCTCCCTGGGCACTCATCAGGTGGAGGTCCCCGTGGAGGTGTCAGGGGTGAAGGCCAGGTTCGAGCCCGACTACGTGAGGGACGTCATGCCGGTGCTTTCCAAGGCGGGGTGCAACATGGGCACTTGTCATGGATCGAAGGATGGGAAGAACGGCTTCAAGCTCTCCCTTCGTGGTTATGACCCCATTTATGACGTGTCTGCCTTCTCCGAGGAACTCTGGAGCCGCCGGGCCAACATCGCTGCGCCGGGCCACAGCCTGATGCTGCTGAAGGCCAGTGGGAGTGTGCCCCACGAAGGCGGCCAGATCACCGTGCCGGGTGAGCTCTACTATGAGACGATCAAAGCCTGGATCGCCAATGGCACCCGGCTGAAGATGGACTCGCCCCGCGTGACACGGATCGAGGTGCTCCCGCGCAATCCCGTGGTGGAGGTGATCGGCTCCCGCCAGCAGATGCGGGTGCTGGCCACCTATGCGGATGGGGTGACCAAGGACGTCACGGCCGAGGCTTTCATCGAGAGCGGCAACATCGAGGTGGCGGAATCCGACAAGCAGGGCCTGGTGACCACCCTCCGCCGTGGCGAAGCCCCCATGCTGGCCCGCTTTGAGGGAGCGTATGCCGCCACCACCATCACTGTGATGGGGGACCGCTCCGGCTTCGCCTGGGTGGAGCCGCCCAAGCACAACAAGATTGATGAATACGTGGCTTCCAAGTGGCAGCGCATGAAGATCCTGCCCTCCGAGCTGTGCAGCGACACCGACTTCATCCGCCGCGTCTATCTGGATCTCACGGGCCTGCCGCCTTCGGCTGCAGAGGTGCGCGCCTTCCTGGCCGATCCCGGCGAGTCCCGCGCGAAGCGGGATCAACTGGTGGACAAGCTGATCGGCAGCCCTGCCTTTGTGGACCAGTGGGCCAACAAATGGGCGGACATGCTGCAGGTGAACAGCAAGTTCCTGGGGGATGAAGGTGCCAGGATGTTCCGCGAATGGATCCGCGCGCAGGTGGAATCGAACCTGCCGTACGACAAGTTTGTTTACTCGATCCTCACGGCTTCAGGGTCCAACAAGGAGCATCCCGCGGCGAGCTACTACAAGATCCTGCGTACGCCGGAGGAGACGATGGAGAACACCACACACCTCTTTCTGGCCATCCGGTTCAACTGCAACAAGTGCCACGATCACCCGTTTGAGAAGTGGAACCAGGACCAGTACTACCAGACGGCGGCCTTCTTCTCCCAGATCGGTTTTGACCGTGATCCGGCGAGTGGGGAGCGGAACGTCGGCGGCACGGCCGTGGAAGGGGCCAAGCCGTTGTTCGAGATCGTGAAGGACACGGGCAAAGGTGAGATGATCCACCTGCGCACGAACAAGCCTGCGGCACCGGAGTTCCCGTACCCGGCCAAGTTCGCAACGCCCAAAGAATCACCGCGACGCGAACGACTTGCCGCGTGGATGACCAGTGCGGACAACCAGTACTTTGCCATGAGCTATGCCAACCGCATCTGGGGCTACCTCACCGGCACCGGGGTGATCGAGCCGCTGGATGACATCCGCGCGGGCAATCCGCCGAGCAATCCGGAACTGCTGAGCTATCTGACCCAGGAGTTCACCAACAGTGGGTTCAATGTCCGGCACCTCATGCAGATGATCTGCAAGTCCCGCACCTACCAGTTGGGCATTTCGACGAACAAATGGAATGAGGATGACAAGATCAACTACAGCCATGCCAAGGCACGTCGCCTGCCGGCGGAGGCGCTGTTTGACGCCATCTACACGGTGACCGGTGCCACCAGCAAGATCCCCGGCGTGGCTCCTGGTACCCGGGCTGCCCAGCTGGCGGATTCGCAGACCAAGATCCCTGATGGGTTCCTGGGGAACTTTGGCCGCCCGGTGCGGGAGAGCGCCTGTGAATGCGAGCGCAGCAACGATGTGCAGCTTGGCCCGGTGATGGCGCTGATCAGCGGACCCACGGTGGGAGATGCCATCAGCGATCCTGGCAACGCCATTGCCAAGCTGGCCAAAGAGATCCCCGATGACGCGAAGCTCGTGGAGGAGCTCTTCATGCGCATCCTGAATCGTCCACCCACCCCGCAGGAGATCAATGCCGCCCTGGCGGCCATGGCGGGCATGGATGCGGAGAACAAAGGGCTCCTGGCCGAGTGGAGTGCGCAGGAGGTGAAGCAGGCACCGGAAATCGCCCGCATGGAGCAGGAACGCCGGGACAAGATCGCCACGGCGGAGAGCAGGCTGGAAGGTTATAAGAAAGAACAAGCTCCGATCGTGGCCAAGAAAGAGGCCGACCGGGCCGCCGCGATCAAGAAGGCGGAGGAGGCCTCCGCCGCGCTGGTGCAGGCTGCGGTGCCCAAACAGGAAGCCTGGGAGCCGTACGTGGACCTCTCCACCGTGTGGGTGCCGCTGGATCTCACCGTGGTGGATGCCAAGGGGGTGCAGAAGATCGAGAAGCAACCGGACGGCTCACTCTTCGTCACCGGCACGCCCGAGGGGCCCAATGTGGACGCCATCTACACGCTGCGTGGCAGCACGAACCTAAAGGGCATCACGGGCATCAAGATCGAGGCCCTGCCGGATGTCCGCCTGCCCAACAACGGGCCGGGCCTCGCTCCGGATGGCAACTTTGTCCTCACTGAGTTCATGGTGAGCCAGACGCCCGCCGGGCAGAAGGCTCCGGGCGCCCCCAAGCGCAATGCGGATCTGAAGGGGGCGGTGAAGCTCCTGTCCCCCAAGGCCACCTTTGAGCAGAAGGACTTTTCCGCCGCCGCCTCCATCAACGGCAGTCGCGATGTGGCGGACCGGGGGTGGGCAGTCTCCCCCAACACCGGACGGTACCTGCAGGCCGTGTTTGAGACGGATCCCGCCACCACCGGGTACGAGGAAGGTACGCAGTTCACCATCGTCATGCAGCAGGGCTACCAGCGGCAACGGTATCAACTGGGGCGGTTCAAAATTTCCGTGACGACTGCGCAAGCGCCCTTGCGTTATGGAGCCTCCCAGTTGGTGGCGGACGCCGTGCGCCGGGCACCTGACAAGCGTAGCAAAGAACAGCAGGCGGCTCTGAAGGAGGGATACCTGCTCACAGATCTGGGGTATCAGAAGGCCCAGCAGCAGTTGGTGGCGGCGCGCAAGCCGCTGCCGGAGGACGCGAAGCTCAAAGAACTGGATGGAATGCTCGCGGATGCGAAGAGCCCGATTCAGCTAGACCCCAAGCTGTTGCAGTTGCGTCGTGATGCGGAGTTGAGCAAGGAGCAGATGGCGAATCAACGGCTTACGGCGGCGCAGGATCTGGCGTGGGCGTTGATCAACTCGCCTGCTTTCTTGTTCAATCATTGA
- a CDS encoding glycosyltransferase family 2 protein: MADFLSTREFHFIHFQDWKGNGFVALQRCRTLGLPGNPVVTTTVHGGTEREMECRGSFPAGTLDHLITCHAERWSVQHAHLAILPASDVKAWDQEQGWEFPDTRVTLPLFGSENEANTAWARWLQELQDLRSMHVTRPTSKGAPPAVTVCMAHHNHGAYLAEALASLAAQTFADFTVIIVDDGSTDADSLATFHTLESQYRHRGWQFIRSTNRGASGARNHAAGLAETTHLVFMDSDNVARPEMLEVLSNAIHRAGADALSCHFLLFEGDALPANPSWFAEYHAVGPCLEAGFLTNVFGDTNFIIRAEVFQKLGGFREIPGFSLEDWEFLGRLVHSGHDLDVVPQSLFYYRHLPHSFSRRGAFHTNHLRVIRPMLKTSPPWVRRALLGWFGIEGPGGESKLLQEKIAQLSDRVKRLEQERVDDRARLQAAKEKAFRLGEKLRTQQVKASNFGQKLRRLFFPGE, translated from the coding sequence GTGGCAGATTTTCTCAGCACCCGGGAGTTTCACTTCATCCATTTTCAAGACTGGAAAGGCAACGGCTTCGTCGCATTGCAACGATGCCGCACGCTGGGTCTGCCAGGCAATCCCGTGGTCACGACGACGGTGCATGGCGGCACCGAACGCGAGATGGAATGTCGTGGCAGTTTTCCGGCTGGCACCTTGGACCATCTTATCACCTGTCATGCGGAGCGCTGGTCCGTCCAGCATGCGCATCTCGCCATCCTGCCCGCCTCTGACGTGAAAGCCTGGGACCAGGAGCAGGGCTGGGAGTTTCCTGATACCCGGGTGACACTTCCCCTCTTTGGGTCCGAAAATGAGGCCAACACTGCGTGGGCCCGGTGGCTTCAGGAATTACAGGACCTAAGGTCGATGCATGTCACCCGCCCCACGTCAAAGGGAGCACCACCTGCGGTCACCGTCTGCATGGCCCATCACAATCACGGTGCGTATCTGGCGGAGGCGCTCGCCTCACTGGCCGCCCAGACGTTTGCGGACTTCACCGTCATCATTGTGGACGACGGCTCCACGGACGCAGACTCGCTCGCCACCTTCCATACGCTGGAAAGTCAGTACCGGCATCGGGGGTGGCAGTTCATAAGGTCCACCAACCGGGGGGCGTCAGGAGCGCGGAACCATGCCGCAGGGCTGGCTGAAACCACCCACCTGGTGTTCATGGATTCCGACAATGTCGCCCGGCCCGAAATGCTGGAAGTTTTGAGCAACGCCATACACCGGGCGGGAGCCGACGCGCTTTCCTGCCACTTTTTGTTATTCGAAGGAGACGCTCTTCCCGCCAATCCCTCCTGGTTCGCGGAGTATCACGCGGTGGGCCCCTGTCTCGAAGCGGGTTTTCTGACCAATGTGTTCGGCGACACCAATTTCATCATCCGCGCCGAGGTGTTTCAGAAGCTCGGAGGATTCCGCGAGATCCCCGGCTTCAGCCTTGAAGACTGGGAGTTCCTCGGCAGGCTCGTCCACTCTGGGCACGACCTTGACGTCGTGCCTCAGTCGCTCTTTTACTATCGGCATCTGCCGCATAGCTTCAGCCGTAGGGGGGCCTTCCATACGAACCATCTTCGGGTGATCCGGCCCATGTTGAAAACCTCGCCACCCTGGGTCAGGCGGGCACTCCTGGGCTGGTTTGGCATTGAAGGCCCGGGCGGAGAGAGCAAACTACTCCAGGAGAAAATCGCCCAGTTGTCCGACCGTGTGAAACGGCTCGAGCAAGAACGCGTCGACGACAGAGCCAGGTTGCAAGCCGCCAAGGAGAAAGCATTCCGACTGGGCGAAAAACTCCGGACCCAGCAGGTCAAGGCCAGCAATTTCGGACAGAAATTGCGGCGGCTGTTTTTCCCGGGGGAGTGA
- a CDS encoding cytochrome-c peroxidase: MWRPARPLRLSFIWSMLAILGGSMLLHAQDPGTEEGENAEAAVPPERDPALLAALTADLRQRYSHPSSEWPTPEIDPGVMYAELSTPTIPAGPADNPTSPAKATLGLSLFFDPRLSGSQQISCASCHSPELGWADGRSFAAGNFRRTLKRHTPSLLGIGHAASYFWDGRQSSLEDQATEVITNPDEMAGDPTEVVARLQMEAGFYAPLFTKAFGDANINFQRVVQALAAFQRSLKVGRSPFDKFIAGKPESLSDAAVRGLHLFRTKGRCLNCHQGPMLQSDTFHNLGLTYYGRKYEDLGRYKVTGKPEDVGRFKTPTLRNVARTGPWMHNGLFPSLDGVLRLYNAGMPRPRPKPGQENDPLFPKTDPLLKPLKMDAGELADLKAFLEALNEPPVRILSQPFPPIASLQGN, encoded by the coding sequence ATGTGGAGACCCGCTAGACCGCTCCGTCTGTCATTCATCTGGAGCATGCTGGCCATCCTGGGTGGCAGCATGCTCCTGCACGCGCAGGATCCTGGCACAGAGGAGGGTGAGAATGCGGAAGCCGCAGTTCCACCGGAGCGCGATCCCGCCTTGCTCGCCGCCCTCACTGCCGATCTACGTCAACGCTACAGCCACCCCTCCAGCGAGTGGCCGACTCCGGAGATCGATCCCGGCGTGATGTACGCGGAACTCAGCACCCCCACGATCCCAGCAGGCCCGGCCGACAATCCCACCTCGCCCGCCAAAGCCACGCTGGGCTTGAGCCTCTTTTTTGATCCTCGCCTCTCTGGCAGCCAGCAGATCTCCTGCGCCAGCTGCCATAGTCCGGAGCTGGGCTGGGCTGACGGTCGTTCCTTTGCTGCCGGGAATTTCCGTCGCACTCTGAAACGTCACACTCCTTCCCTGCTCGGGATTGGGCACGCTGCCTCGTACTTTTGGGATGGCCGTCAAAGCTCCCTGGAAGATCAGGCGACAGAAGTGATCACCAACCCAGATGAGATGGCCGGCGATCCCACAGAGGTCGTGGCGCGCCTGCAGATGGAGGCTGGATTCTACGCGCCGCTTTTCACCAAGGCCTTTGGCGATGCCAACATCAATTTTCAGCGTGTGGTCCAGGCGTTGGCGGCCTTTCAACGCAGCCTCAAGGTGGGGCGCTCCCCTTTTGACAAGTTCATTGCGGGCAAGCCTGAGTCTCTGAGTGATGCCGCCGTCCGGGGGCTGCATCTCTTCCGCACCAAAGGACGCTGCCTGAACTGCCACCAGGGGCCCATGCTGCAGAGCGATACCTTCCACAACCTCGGCCTCACCTACTACGGCCGGAAGTATGAGGACCTGGGGCGCTACAAGGTGACCGGCAAACCCGAGGATGTTGGGAGGTTCAAGACCCCAACGCTCCGGAATGTCGCCCGCACCGGGCCATGGATGCACAACGGCCTTTTCCCGTCCCTCGACGGGGTCCTGCGGCTCTACAATGCCGGCATGCCCCGCCCCCGGCCCAAACCCGGACAAGAGAACGACCCGCTCTTCCCAAAAACCGATCCTCTCCTGAAGCCTTTGAAAATGGACGCCGGGGAGCTGGCGGACTTGAAGGCGTTCCTGGAAGCGTTGAATGAACCGCCAGTGCGTATTCTCTCCCAGCCATTTCCGCCCATTGCCTCCTTGCAGGGAAACTGA
- a CDS encoding type II secretion system protein, with amino-acid sequence MKPTSPKAFTLMELLVTIVILAILATIGFSGYNAIKLKALCVKDISQMRKIGNGVMARAAENNGYFYTREEIGNSSFRAYEDRLSLCQVIDPWLEDEQVWMSPRPNPKLVRYGNTYAWSRAPDVTQKALGMQKNLGKLLLLWNAHTFTIPSVRNVAESSSNGGPRNASKQYYFYPWKNGTAINWLYADGHVETR; translated from the coding sequence ATGAAACCTACATCACCCAAAGCATTCACGCTGATGGAACTGCTGGTCACCATCGTGATCCTCGCGATTCTGGCAACCATCGGCTTCAGTGGCTACAATGCCATCAAATTGAAGGCCCTCTGTGTCAAGGACATCTCCCAGATGCGGAAGATCGGCAACGGCGTCATGGCGCGCGCGGCAGAGAACAACGGCTACTTCTACACACGTGAGGAGATTGGAAACTCCTCATTCCGCGCTTATGAAGACCGCCTCAGCCTCTGCCAGGTCATTGACCCCTGGCTCGAGGATGAGCAAGTCTGGATGAGCCCCCGCCCAAATCCCAAGCTCGTCCGGTATGGCAACACCTACGCCTGGTCCCGTGCCCCGGATGTCACCCAAAAGGCTCTCGGAATGCAGAAAAACCTCGGAAAACTCCTCCTGCTCTGGAACGCCCATACCTTCACCATCCCGAGCGTGAGAAATGTGGCTGAGTCATCAAGCAACGGCGGCCCTCGCAATGCTTCCAAACAGTATTACTTCTACCCGTGGAAGAACGGGACAGCGATCAACTGGCTCTATGCCGACGGCCATGTGGAGACCCGCTAG